ATGCTGTCTTTCTGACTGTTCCAGATGGGGATAATTAGCAAATTTTGCCGCTAGTTCTTGCCAACGGCCACGTTCTGATGGGGGCAAAGCTGTGGGGAATTTCCCAAAAGTCAAGCAGAGAAATTCACTGAAGCGGTATTGTCTGCCCATCAAGTCTGTGAAGCCTTTGTCTGCTTCTATTGCCAAGGCTTTGTGCAATCTTACCCAATCTGGTTTGTCATTAGTCATTGGTCATTAGTCATTAGTCATTAGTCATTAGTCATTGGGAAGTTACCGTCTTCTCCCCCCTGCTCCCTGCTCCCCTGCTTCTTCCCCCACTCCCTACTCAAACCAACAGGCACGCCATGCAGATTCAGCTTCAGCAACTGAGCGCTCGCGTTGCTTTTTTTGATAATCTCGCCCTACCTTATTTAGCTGAACTAAGATATTGCGAATTTGTCTGCGGCCAGATGAGACATTAGTATCGGCAAATTCAATTTCCCCCAATCGGAGGTTAATCGCCATCACCTTTGTGAGTCTGGAGTCTTCTGGATCTTGTTCATTTTCAATTTCCACCACCAAGTTTAAGAGATTGGGTGGCCCTGGCATCACCTCAGCAGATGCTTCTGAGACCGCCGCCGCCGCTTCTAAAATTGGTTTTGGTAATTTTTGCGGTAAAATACTAGCTTTTTGTAACAAAAGATTAGCATCGTGGGAGACTTTTTTTAGCGTCTGTTGCGTTAAATCTTCCAGATTATGTTGCCATTTTGCCAGTTCTATGGGGTTGGAGAAATCAGGGGTGAAACTTTTCAGGGCTGAAGTTATCAGCGGCAAAGCAGATGCTTCAGATAAAATATATGTTAGTATCTCATCTCGCTCATCCTGGTCATCTTGGTCATCCTGGTCATCCTGGTCATCCGCCTCCTCTTCCTCATCCGCCTCATCCGCCTCCTCTTCCTCCTCTTCCTCGTCCTGCATATAAGAAAGTAATAAATCAGCTGCCTCTTGACCCAAATTGCGGATAGCTTGTTGCAATTGTTGACGCTGATTCAGAGATAACTTGAGAAAGTTTTCGGGATACCCTTGGGTACATAGATGGTAACTTGCGAGAATCAACTGTTTCCGCAAGGCTTGCCCCAATGTCGTTAAATAACTGGCATAAGCATTGTGGAGTTCTGCCCCGATCTCGCGGATCGCTGCTTGCAAGGCTGTAATATCCCGTTCAATTAGCTCAATTGCTCTAGCCATATTTTCTCTGATTAATTGCCAATCTCATAGCGTAGCGTGGCATCAGCCATACTTTATTATGGTACAAACGTACCTATTATTTTATTTATCTGTGTAGCTTACGGCTAGCTGCTATGCGTCTACATCTGTGGTTCATCTACCACGATACTGACTAACTAATAAAATACAGGCCAGTTGATTGTGACTGACCTGCAATTATACAAGTGATGAGTTACCTTTGTAACTCTTAACTTCTAACTAAAGTTACTTCGTACCCATTTGTGCAGCAACTTCTTCAGCAAAATTACTTTCTTGCTTCTCAATGCCTTCACCTAAGATATAGCGAACAAAGCGATTAACTTTGATATCTTCGCCTACTTTGCCTTTAACTTGTTTTACCAAGTCTTCTACAGAAATACTCTGATCACGAATGAAAGGCTGATCCAACAAAGTCAATTCTTTCAGGCGTTTTTCAATCCGTCCCTGAACAATTTTTTCTTTGATGTTCTGTGGTTTGTTACCCAAATCATCGCGCCCCATTTCAATTTCTGTTTCTTTTTGGGCAAATTCGGCGGGGATTTCGTCTACGCTGACATACTCGACATTGGGACAAGCTGCAACTTGCATCGCCGCATTCTTTGCCAGAGTTTGAAACTCTTCATTCTGAGCTGCTGACTCAGTTTGGGCGTTCAGTTCTACCAAAACACCAACTCGACCACCAGTGTGAATGTAGCTGTCTACAATACCTTGTTTGCCTTCTAGGGCAAAATTGATAAAGCGACGCACCTGAATATTTTCACCTAGCTGGGTAATGGTTTGCTTGATGAACTGGTCTACACTGACTCTGGTTTGTTCAATATAGGGTTGAGTCAACAAAGACTCCACACTATCCGCAGTTGCTGCTTGCTGGGCTAGGTTCTTAACTAGAAGTTTAAAAGCTTCGTTACGGGCAACAAAATCGGTTTGACAGTTAACTTCTATCAGCACACCAACTCGACCACCTGGTTGAATGTAGGTGTCTACTAGACCTTCTGCCGCAATGCGATCGCTTTTCTTACCTGCCGAAGCGATTCCCTTTTGTCGTAGCCACTCTATACCTTTTTCGATGTCGCCGTCATTTTCTTTCAGCGCTTTTTTGCAGTCCATCATGCCCGCACCAGTTTTTTGGCGTAGCTCTTGGACGAGTTTTGCAGATATTTCCGCCATGTTGCCTAAATTCCTAACTTAACCTTGAGTTGTAATCGCTCACGGGTGTTGAGTATTTCTATCTTACTCAGGGCTGGGGAAGAAAAAGCGATCAAGTATGAACTGTGAAGAATTGAGTATGAAGCGTGAGCTTGTTTTAGTCTCCATACTCAATGGTTCGGTTACTTAATTATGCTTATGCTTTCACTTCTTCATCAGAAGTGGAGTCAGCCATAGACGCTTCCGGGTAGTCGCCGTCATCATAGTCGTCGTCATACTCAGAACCGTCATAATCTTCGTAATCGTCTTCACCTTCGAGCTTACCGCCACGACCTTCAAAAATCGCATCCGCCAATTTGCCCACGATCAACTTAATTGATCTGATCGCATCGTCATTGGCTGGAATGGGGATATCTACTACGTCTGGATCACAGTTTGTATCTAGCATAGACACAATTGGCA
This window of the Nodularia sp. LEGE 06071 genome carries:
- the tsf gene encoding translation elongation factor Ts, producing MAEISAKLVQELRQKTGAGMMDCKKALKENDGDIEKGIEWLRQKGIASAGKKSDRIAAEGLVDTYIQPGGRVGVLIEVNCQTDFVARNEAFKLLVKNLAQQAATADSVESLLTQPYIEQTRVSVDQFIKQTITQLGENIQVRRFINFALEGKQGIVDSYIHTGGRVGVLVELNAQTESAAQNEEFQTLAKNAAMQVAACPNVEYVSVDEIPAEFAQKETEIEMGRDDLGNKPQNIKEKIVQGRIEKRLKELTLLDQPFIRDQSISVEDLVKQVKGKVGEDIKVNRFVRYILGEGIEKQESNFAEEVAAQMGTK